A single Colias croceus chromosome 10, ilColCroc2.1 DNA region contains:
- the LOC123694898 gene encoding lachesin-like isoform X3, giving the protein MVAEVLVKCVILIFSSLNGYNCLTRRELPGQNVVSVAPIEVPDESMYPRFAEPIPNVTVTVGRDALLACVVDNLRGFKVAWVRMDTQTILSIHHNIITQNPRISLSYNDHRSWYLHIKNVQEVDRGWYMCQVNTDPMRSRKGYLQVVVPPSIIDNMTSTDMVVREGADVTLVCRASGYPEPYVMWRREDGQDFNYNGESVSVVDGETLTITKVSRLHMGAYLCIASNGVPPSISKRIMLMVQFPPMLSIPNQLEGAYLGQDVTLECHTEAYPSSINYWTTDRGDMIISGGKYEAIPVDSGYNKFMMLKIRNITKEDFGFYKCIAKNSLGETDGIIKLDEIPAPPSAFTTTQKSILDNQTIRKKGQLQILQTNDAISSTFQGEAFDGQIRDFDFYENSASSLKFYKTFLLISLCHMMNITRYILIS; this is encoded by the exons TG AGTCAATGTACCCCAGATTTGCTGAGCCAATACCAAATGTCACCGTCACTGTCGGCAGAGATGCTTTGTTGGCCTGCGTTGTTGACAATTTAAGAGGATTTAAG gTGGCTTGGGTACGTATGGATACCCAGACAATACTGAGCATCCACCACAACATCATAACGCAGAACCCGCGCATCAGCCTGTCGTACAACGACCACCGCTCGTGGTATCTGCACATCAAGAACGTGCAGGAGGTCGACCGCGGCTGGTACATGTGCCAGGTCAACACCGACCCCATGCGCTCCAGGAAGGGCTATTTACAAGTTGTAG TGCCTCCATCAATCATCGACAACATGACGTCTACGGACATGGTGGTGCGGGAGGGAGCTGATGTAACCCTAGTGTGTCGGGCTTCGGGCTACCCGGAGCCATATGTGATGTGGAGACGAGAGGACGGCCAGGACTTTAATTATAATGGCGAATCTG TAAGCGTGGTTGACGGCGAAACACTCACGATAACGAAGGTTTCCCGATTACACATGGGAGCCTACTTATGTATAGCGTCTAATGGCGTGCCTCCTTCGATTAGTAAACGCATCATGTTAATGGTTCAGT TTCCGCCGATGTTATCAATACCAAATCAGCTGGAAGGCGCTTACCTAGGTCAGGATGTCACGTTAGAGTGTCACACTGAAGCCTACCCCTCCTCCATAAATTACTGGACAACAGACAGAGGAGATATGATTATATCCG GTGGGAAGTATGAAGCGATTCCTGTTGACAGCGGGTACAACAAGTTCATGATGCTCAAGATACGAAACATAACAAAAGAGGATTTCGGATTTTACAAGTGCATCGCTAAGAACTCTCTCGGAGAGACTGATGGGATCATTAAACTGGATG AAATCCCAGCTCCACCATCTGCGTTCACAACGACGCAAAAATCTATATTAGACAATCAAACAATTAGAAAGAAAG GTCAATTACAAATTCTTCAAACGAACGACGCTATAAGTTCAACTTTTCAAGGTGAGGCATTCGATGGGCAAATAAGAGATTTCg ACTTCTACGAAAACTCGGCGTCAtcacttaaattttataaaacatttttattaatttcactaTGTCACATGATGAACATAAcaagatatattttgatctcTTGA
- the LOC123694898 gene encoding lachesin-like isoform X1, whose protein sequence is MVAEVLVKCVILIFSSLNGYNCLTRRELPGQNVVSVAPIEVPDESMYPRFAEPIPNVTVTVGRDALLACVVDNLRGFKVAWVRMDTQTILSIHHNIITQNPRISLSYNDHRSWYLHIKNVQEVDRGWYMCQVNTDPMRSRKGYLQVVVPPSIIDNMTSTDMVVREGADVTLVCRASGYPEPYVMWRREDGQDFNYNGESVSVVDGETLTITKVSRLHMGAYLCIASNGVPPSISKRIMLMVQFPPMLSIPNQLEGAYLGQDVTLECHTEAYPSSINYWTTDRGDMIISEMEIIGGKYEAIPVDSGYNKFMMLKIRNITKEDFGFYKCIAKNSLGETDGIIKLDEIPAPPSAFTTTQKSILDNQTIRKKGQLQILQTNDAISSTFQGEAFDGQIRDFDFYENSASSLKFYKTFLLISLCHMMNITRYILIS, encoded by the exons TG AGTCAATGTACCCCAGATTTGCTGAGCCAATACCAAATGTCACCGTCACTGTCGGCAGAGATGCTTTGTTGGCCTGCGTTGTTGACAATTTAAGAGGATTTAAG gTGGCTTGGGTACGTATGGATACCCAGACAATACTGAGCATCCACCACAACATCATAACGCAGAACCCGCGCATCAGCCTGTCGTACAACGACCACCGCTCGTGGTATCTGCACATCAAGAACGTGCAGGAGGTCGACCGCGGCTGGTACATGTGCCAGGTCAACACCGACCCCATGCGCTCCAGGAAGGGCTATTTACAAGTTGTAG TGCCTCCATCAATCATCGACAACATGACGTCTACGGACATGGTGGTGCGGGAGGGAGCTGATGTAACCCTAGTGTGTCGGGCTTCGGGCTACCCGGAGCCATATGTGATGTGGAGACGAGAGGACGGCCAGGACTTTAATTATAATGGCGAATCTG TAAGCGTGGTTGACGGCGAAACACTCACGATAACGAAGGTTTCCCGATTACACATGGGAGCCTACTTATGTATAGCGTCTAATGGCGTGCCTCCTTCGATTAGTAAACGCATCATGTTAATGGTTCAGT TTCCGCCGATGTTATCAATACCAAATCAGCTGGAAGGCGCTTACCTAGGTCAGGATGTCACGTTAGAGTGTCACACTGAAGCCTACCCCTCCTCCATAAATTACTGGACAACAGACAGAGGAGATATGATTATATCCG AGATGGAAATTATAGGTGGGAAGTATGAAGCGATTCCTGTTGACAGCGGGTACAACAAGTTCATGATGCTCAAGATACGAAACATAACAAAAGAGGATTTCGGATTTTACAAGTGCATCGCTAAGAACTCTCTCGGAGAGACTGATGGGATCATTAAACTGGATG AAATCCCAGCTCCACCATCTGCGTTCACAACGACGCAAAAATCTATATTAGACAATCAAACAATTAGAAAGAAAG GTCAATTACAAATTCTTCAAACGAACGACGCTATAAGTTCAACTTTTCAAGGTGAGGCATTCGATGGGCAAATAAGAGATTTCg ACTTCTACGAAAACTCGGCGTCAtcacttaaattttataaaacatttttattaatttcactaTGTCACATGATGAACATAAcaagatatattttgatctcTTGA
- the LOC123694898 gene encoding lachesin-like isoform X2: MTLFLHLYCVIWIALTACCSTTGRELPGQNVVSVAPIEVPDESMYPRFAEPIPNVTVTVGRDALLACVVDNLRGFKVAWVRMDTQTILSIHHNIITQNPRISLSYNDHRSWYLHIKNVQEVDRGWYMCQVNTDPMRSRKGYLQVVVPPSIIDNMTSTDMVVREGADVTLVCRASGYPEPYVMWRREDGQDFNYNGESVSVVDGETLTITKVSRLHMGAYLCIASNGVPPSISKRIMLMVQFPPMLSIPNQLEGAYLGQDVTLECHTEAYPSSINYWTTDRGDMIISEMEIIGGKYEAIPVDSGYNKFMMLKIRNITKEDFGFYKCIAKNSLGETDGIIKLDEIPAPPSAFTTTQKSILDNQTIRKKGQLQILQTNDAISSTFQGEAFDGQIRDFDFYENSASSLKFYKTFLLISLCHMMNITRYILIS, translated from the exons TG AGTCAATGTACCCCAGATTTGCTGAGCCAATACCAAATGTCACCGTCACTGTCGGCAGAGATGCTTTGTTGGCCTGCGTTGTTGACAATTTAAGAGGATTTAAG gTGGCTTGGGTACGTATGGATACCCAGACAATACTGAGCATCCACCACAACATCATAACGCAGAACCCGCGCATCAGCCTGTCGTACAACGACCACCGCTCGTGGTATCTGCACATCAAGAACGTGCAGGAGGTCGACCGCGGCTGGTACATGTGCCAGGTCAACACCGACCCCATGCGCTCCAGGAAGGGCTATTTACAAGTTGTAG TGCCTCCATCAATCATCGACAACATGACGTCTACGGACATGGTGGTGCGGGAGGGAGCTGATGTAACCCTAGTGTGTCGGGCTTCGGGCTACCCGGAGCCATATGTGATGTGGAGACGAGAGGACGGCCAGGACTTTAATTATAATGGCGAATCTG TAAGCGTGGTTGACGGCGAAACACTCACGATAACGAAGGTTTCCCGATTACACATGGGAGCCTACTTATGTATAGCGTCTAATGGCGTGCCTCCTTCGATTAGTAAACGCATCATGTTAATGGTTCAGT TTCCGCCGATGTTATCAATACCAAATCAGCTGGAAGGCGCTTACCTAGGTCAGGATGTCACGTTAGAGTGTCACACTGAAGCCTACCCCTCCTCCATAAATTACTGGACAACAGACAGAGGAGATATGATTATATCCG AGATGGAAATTATAGGTGGGAAGTATGAAGCGATTCCTGTTGACAGCGGGTACAACAAGTTCATGATGCTCAAGATACGAAACATAACAAAAGAGGATTTCGGATTTTACAAGTGCATCGCTAAGAACTCTCTCGGAGAGACTGATGGGATCATTAAACTGGATG AAATCCCAGCTCCACCATCTGCGTTCACAACGACGCAAAAATCTATATTAGACAATCAAACAATTAGAAAGAAAG GTCAATTACAAATTCTTCAAACGAACGACGCTATAAGTTCAACTTTTCAAGGTGAGGCATTCGATGGGCAAATAAGAGATTTCg ACTTCTACGAAAACTCGGCGTCAtcacttaaattttataaaacatttttattaatttcactaTGTCACATGATGAACATAAcaagatatattttgatctcTTGA
- the LOC123694898 gene encoding lachesin-like isoform X4 encodes MVAEVLVKCVILIFSSLNGYNCLTRRELPGQNVVSVAPIEVPDESMYPRFAEPIPNVTVTVGRDALLACVVDNLRGFKVAWVRMDTQTILSIHHNIITQNPRISLSYNDHRSWYLHIKNVQEVDRGWYMCQVNTDPMRSRKGYLQVVVPPSIIDNMTSTDMVVREGADVTLVCRASGYPEPYVMWRREDGQDFNYNGESVSVVDGETLTITKVSRLHMGAYLCIASNGVPPSISKRIMLMVQFPPMLSIPNQLEGAYLGQDVTLECHTEAYPSSINYWTTDRGDMIISEMEIIGGKYEAIPVDSGYNKFMMLKIRNITKEDFGFYKCIAKNSLGETDGIIKLDEIPAPPSAFTTTQKSILDNQTIRKKGQLQILQTNDAISSTFQDFYENSASSLKFYKTFLLISLCHMMNITRYILIS; translated from the exons TG AGTCAATGTACCCCAGATTTGCTGAGCCAATACCAAATGTCACCGTCACTGTCGGCAGAGATGCTTTGTTGGCCTGCGTTGTTGACAATTTAAGAGGATTTAAG gTGGCTTGGGTACGTATGGATACCCAGACAATACTGAGCATCCACCACAACATCATAACGCAGAACCCGCGCATCAGCCTGTCGTACAACGACCACCGCTCGTGGTATCTGCACATCAAGAACGTGCAGGAGGTCGACCGCGGCTGGTACATGTGCCAGGTCAACACCGACCCCATGCGCTCCAGGAAGGGCTATTTACAAGTTGTAG TGCCTCCATCAATCATCGACAACATGACGTCTACGGACATGGTGGTGCGGGAGGGAGCTGATGTAACCCTAGTGTGTCGGGCTTCGGGCTACCCGGAGCCATATGTGATGTGGAGACGAGAGGACGGCCAGGACTTTAATTATAATGGCGAATCTG TAAGCGTGGTTGACGGCGAAACACTCACGATAACGAAGGTTTCCCGATTACACATGGGAGCCTACTTATGTATAGCGTCTAATGGCGTGCCTCCTTCGATTAGTAAACGCATCATGTTAATGGTTCAGT TTCCGCCGATGTTATCAATACCAAATCAGCTGGAAGGCGCTTACCTAGGTCAGGATGTCACGTTAGAGTGTCACACTGAAGCCTACCCCTCCTCCATAAATTACTGGACAACAGACAGAGGAGATATGATTATATCCG AGATGGAAATTATAGGTGGGAAGTATGAAGCGATTCCTGTTGACAGCGGGTACAACAAGTTCATGATGCTCAAGATACGAAACATAACAAAAGAGGATTTCGGATTTTACAAGTGCATCGCTAAGAACTCTCTCGGAGAGACTGATGGGATCATTAAACTGGATG AAATCCCAGCTCCACCATCTGCGTTCACAACGACGCAAAAATCTATATTAGACAATCAAACAATTAGAAAGAAAG GTCAATTACAAATTCTTCAAACGAACGACGCTATAAGTTCAACTTTTCAAG ACTTCTACGAAAACTCGGCGTCAtcacttaaattttataaaacatttttattaatttcactaTGTCACATGATGAACATAAcaagatatattttgatctcTTGA